cttgggtctcgtcatgctgcttccctgatggcttcttcaggattgtagctgacatcctcgtggattcatcttcttattacagacacatgcatttcctaacattcggtctatatgctgtaaaatctaTTATCTCTTTtgtatttacacacggcatctattgcacgtctgtccgtcctgggagagggatccctcctctgttgctctccctgaggtttctcccattttccctttaaactgggttttctctggaagtgtttccttgtacgatgtgagggtctaaggacagagggtgtcgtttttctcatactgatattctgaacaatctgtgttgttgtatttgctgtaaagtgtctctactgtaggctaattttattatatgtacagcactttggctcgaccaaaaatcgtttataaatgtgctatataaataaaacttgatttgataaaGTAAGCTAAGCTAAAGTTAAGCTAGTAGCCAGTAAGTAAGGAAGTAAGTATCCTAAGTAAGGCCTAACTAGCTAAGTTATGGCTGTAGCCtcatatttaagtacatttagctCTCTGTATGATATGTTGTGTTTACAAAGGAGTTTAATTTTGATAACTTTTACTTTTAAGTAGTTATAGTTTTTATTGTGCCCACTGCTTTTCTATCGTATAACATTAACAGCAATAATGTGGTATAAACCTTATGACATGGATGGTGTTCCCTGAAAACATCTTCTCTATTAAATAATTCACCATCCCATCAGCATTTAGAAGCAgtctgaaaaaaagaaaaaatcaaTGAGGTTGTGTTGTGAGAGTGGATTTGGTtaaacacaaaatcaatagcaGGACTCCAGGATTCGGGATGACATAATGTGTCGTTTGTCTGTTTGGTGGGATTCCCTCCACGCCCCCTTTTCAGCCCCCATGCAAGCacacaagaagaagaagcagagaGGAGTTTGTATTTTGTCATGTCTGTATTTTTGTCTCATTTTCACAAAACATGTACAGGGGAAGGAAAAGCCTTTCAATAGAACCTGAGGTATTTTTGCGTCAAGCAGCCTAAGGTATCaggattttcttttaaaaactCATCTAAATTCATCAGCTTTCTTAGATGAGTTGCTATTTAcacaacataataataataataataataataataataataatatttcaaTTACAACAATTTTAGCAAATGGGACAGCCTGCATCATCTTTGTTACATATCATAAATAATTCTAACAACATTTCTTAAAAATatagggaggagggggtggagaGAAGAGGTTTCTTGAGCCTCGGGGTACAGAGGAATCTATCTGAACTAACTGGAGCTGCAGCAGCTCAAGGTCAAAGATCAGAGATAACCAGAGAGAAAAGCTAATCAAGGGCCACATTTgacattataaataaataaccaTCTCGCACCAGGAGAGCAACGTTTTCCTTTCTTTTACCTCAAGATATGAAGAGCTGCTTTTTTCTTTCCATTTTGTAACGTTGTTTTTATCAGAGCTTTGGAAAATAAGAAATAAGAGCCTAAAAAAAGACAGAAAGTGAGATAGGGAGAAAGCGAGGGAGCTTCACGGACAtgcattgtgctgatgtaccaGCAGCTTTGTATCCTGTGCCGGGCTCACTGAAAGATCCCCTGAGAATGAACAGAAGGGTGTGTGTAGGGCTTATATGCTTTACatgtgtgagtatgtgtgtaAGTGCATACAGTATAGGGTGTGTGTTGGTTTCAGCTTTGGTGGGGCGCTGGTAGGAGAGGACACTCGGTGGTAGTCTTTAAATCTCAAACTTGTGAAAGAGCGTGCACTTGTATGCATATAGTTGTTGTTACGCAAGAGAATATGATACTGGTAAAAATGTTATAATGTATATGAGGGATCAGAGTGTCTGTCGTTACTTTATCTTCGTCTGCACAGTCAATCAAAACTGATTTTAGTCAAAGCTTGAGCCCTCAAAATTGTGATAAAGAGATCCTGTTCTTGTGGGATGTCCCTACCACCCTCCAAATATTAAACAGAGGCTCTACATTTTTACTATCAAAACTCCAGACTTGGCTTTTCAGAGTGTCTTGCTTCCTCTGTGTGAGGGATCACTGAACCGGGTTATCAGAAAGCATAAAAGTGCGCTTCAAAGTCATACATCACTCTCCCCAAAGAAGGAACACAGCACATATTGCTTGCTTGAATTTGTTgaatgtgtgtatttgtttgagtgtgtgttcaTAAATACCATAcagcaaataataataataataataattcaacaaaaaagaaaaaaatccacAAAACATTATATTATTTCTCATTACCAGAATGAACCAATACAataaattaaaactataactGAACAAAGGAGTCCATTAGAAGTCCATTAAAATGGCTATATATATTCATATTGTATATATAGTATTTGTCTGTCTGTAGTCAGCCTTTCTGGTGCATGCTCAGTGGTGACCATAGATGTTGACTGGGAGCAGTGGGAGAGGGTCTATTAAGGAGCTGAAGGGCCATTAAAGCAGACCCTCGCCAACCTCCCGAAACTTCCGTCCCATCACTGTTTACACTGGAAACAAGGGAGCCAAAGTCAGGAAAGACACACTGTGCTTTAAGGGGGGGAGATGGGGGGACTGCCAGTTGCTACGAGTCTTCAAAAGTCTTTTCAGCAACAAAGTGCTGAGGATCCTTCCTTGTTTTGGACACAGTACCGCCATTAGCTTTCGTCCTCTGCCTTGTGCTGTGGTGATGTGAGGAGGCGGTGTTGTCAAGGAGTCTGTTTTTATTGTCTGGAGTTGCAGAGTTTGTAGCAGGCAGAACCACAGGGAAGAAGCCGGGGCGGACGCAGACGTGCAAGGTTCTGAGGCTTTCTGATACTGGGGTGAAGCTTTGGGGAAAACATGGGACTTGGTTCAAATCACAAGCTATACACCCACTGAAGCACACTACAATTGACCGCAGGCAAGCAGTTTGTGTCCGAAATCTGTCAAAATAGGAATATTCTATATAGGTAGGATGCAACATGACACTTGACCTGGGTCGTTTCTTTTTTATCTGTGACAGAGCTCAGAAAAGTTAAGAGTTTCAGTACCTACAGTCACCACCGTAACCCCAACACTCCCCAAGACTTGTATTCAGATGTGTATGAGAGTTCAGGATGGTATTTCACCACAACACAGGGTCTTATCTCTCCAGGTCGCTTGCTAACCTTTAACTTTAACCCTCTGCTTGTGGATCTATTTGTCCTTCTCTTGGTTGGAGTCTTTAACACTGTCTTTAAGGGTAGCACAAAAAACGCTTCTTCTGCTCCCCGTCATATGCCACTCCCTCGAACCAGGTCTATTTGTGCCCCCAAAGGACAGCCCTGATCGTGTCCATTATCTGTCAGGATACCTCGATGATCTCCATGCTCCCAGAGAAGCTCGACTGCTTCCCGATCTTGCCCAGTTCTTCTCGGGATCGTGTCTCAGAAATGCCATCCTCGAACTCCATCTGACAGCTGCGCCTCTTGAACTGCTTCTCTGACGCCGGGCCGCTGTTGGACAGGCTCACTGAGGACGATGAGTCTTTAAGTGTCTGCGGTGACTTCTCCCTCTGGGATTTCTCTCGTAACCGCACACCTTCACTGCACCCGAACGCCACGTATGCCGAGCTGCTCCCAAacctcacctcctcctcctctccccttccattccctcctcctcctcccagcTCCATCCCTCCCTCGCCGCCCTCAACTGCCCCAAAGTGCCAGGGGGCATCTTTGGTGGGGGTGACGGGAGTGACGGGAGTGGTGGCTTGGACAGTGTCTCTGTGTTTGGTCCACATGGCCCCGGAGCCCACAGTGGGCACAGAGGGTAGTGAGAGGAGCAGGGAGCCCTTTGTGTTCTCGCCCGGGCTCTTGTGGTCCAGCGTCAGGCTGAGGGACTGTGGAGGCTGGTGTGGTTGGGAGCGGACTGGGGAACTGCCGGAGCAATGCTTGTGTTTCCTCCTGGGTCGGGACGAGGAGGAAGCAGACCTATGGACTCCTTCAGTTCCTCTAAACCCCAAACCTCCAATGCTGCCCCCGCTGCCTGGTGAGGGGAACGGTGACCCGGCGGAGTTCGGGCTGTCTAGGACGGGAGACTGGGAGCAGACGCCGTTGGAGTCGCCTGTTCCGGGGCTGTCCAGCTTGCACAGCTTGGGGACGTCTTCAGAATGTGTGGGGGCCAGGCTCGGGCAGGGGGGACTGTTAGGGGAGTAGACCGACTTAATGTCCAAGGAGAAGGAACGTTTGAGCCGATTAGTGTCCATGATCCTCTCTGCGGAGAGGTGTAGGCCGTGGAAGCCTTGCTGGAGGGAGGTGGGTGATGGCAGCTTAGGTTCTGGAGGGTCTGCCACGGATGAGTCGAAGTTGCTGTGGTGGCCGTTCATCTCGAAACCTCCATTGACCTCTGAGCTTTGCTTGGCGTTGTTTTCGGAGATCTTGTCATCAGAGGTTGAAGATAGAGCTTGCAGTATCCGGAGACCCTTCTCAAACTCCAAAAGCTGCCCCAGGAAGTTGAAGTTGGGGGATATGGATGGTCTTCGGTCCTTTACAAACCTGCAGGGAAGAAAATAGTTATTAGTCACAGGAAAGCAATTTCAACAAAGCCAGTTTGACAGTAGGGTCTGAAGGGTTTTACTGATGTGCTAATGTTGTCCACACAAGGCAAAGCAAAccctattatacacactgttTCCTGAAAGGCAGCTAACAATTTAATTTCTCCAGACTGGGAGGGGGAGGTTGACAAAATTGTCTAGCATTACTTTCAACAGTGAGTTGCCTTTTAGCTAGGGCTGACACCTTAGCTCAGCTGGTGGTGTGTGGGAGGAGCAAGCGTACCTGTAGGCATCATCTGATGACAGGCCCATTGTCTTCATGATGTATGCGATGGCGATGGTTGCTGAACGCGAGATTCCAGCCAGGCAGTGCACAATGACTCTGCAGTTTGACACCTTCGCTTtgtctgaggggggggggggaaacgcaCAGGTATGAATACACCTGTATAGCACAAAGTGTCAGGAGAAAATATATTGTAAAGCTAACTGACATTTTCATGTACAGGAGGACGGCTAAACGGACCTGTTATGGTGCTATTGTTCCCTAAGTGAACGTTTATTAACCACCATGTTAAATATCATGGCAATCGTGACTTGAGATTAATTCATTTCCTCATGAAGACTCTCAGTAACTTTTGTACTTTCTACAGCTAATCCTAAACTTTATTCTAGTCACTTAAGTGTTTTGAATAAATGTTCCTTTTGTCTTACCTATGAATTCATTTGTTTTGTCCAGCCAGGGGAGCAATTTCTCACAGTAGTTGTCGTTAACCGGGATGCGCATGAAGTTGCTCTCGCTGATAAAGTCCGGCTTGGGACAGGTGTTGCTGGCATTCAGCACATAGGTGATACCATTCTGAGCCATAAGATCCTGCAGAGATAAAACAAGTTCAAGGTCATGTTTTGTTGCTCCACAAGTTATCTTTCAGTGATACAAATGAGTGAAAAGATGCAATCTAAATGTTACCTTGTTGAGGACATCCTTCTGTGAGCCCAGGTAGAGGTGTGGCAGGATGCGAGTGGGCCCTACGTTAGCCACAGTTAGGCAGGGCTGGGACAAGCTCATAGGTAGAGCAGTGGCAGGTTTCCCTTCACATAGGCCGGGGAAACAGGAGGAGAAAGCAGCAAAACCTCCTGCAGAGAGAGAAAGGAAGGAGAGAACCGGTTAGGTACACTAATGATTGTCCACAGAGCAGTCACACAACACGCTGGGAACTCTGCAAAGAGGCAGTAATGAAGTCAGCAAGAACACTGCACCACCATTAGCAGAGCAAACACTCGGCTCTGTGGGCTTTTCAGAGTTGAATCTGGGCTACACAGTCTGGGTCGTGCAACAGGAGCAAAGAAGAGGCTCTCTGTGCTTCTGTGCGCGAGTTAGGTTAACTGCTGGGCGGCCAGGAATGTGTGTATCTGGCCCTTTAAGAGGCAGGCGGCTCCACTTTtggcatatgtgtgtgtgtgtgtgtgtgtgtgtgtgtgtgtgtgtgtgtgtgtgtgtgtgtgtgtgtgtgtgtgtgtgtgtgtgtgtgtgtgtgtgtgtgtgtgtgtgtgtgtgtgtgtgtgtgtgtggctctctTTCCTGCATGAGCTCATGTCCTGTAGCAGTGCATTGCGTCAGGCTGGGAGAATGAGAGAGGCCACAGGTGCAGGGTCAGGACAGAGGCCCAGTAACATCCCCCTGACAACCGCACAGcaaacacacactcgcacatgCACGGTCATACATATGCATGTTAACAAGTTGATACTCTCCAAGAAGATACACTCTGAGGACATCTTCGCATAATGCTTAATATTCACTCTCACTGCCTGTAATTCTTTGTCCACTCACACCACATTATGCCCTACttgcaggcccggttccagaacaaaatgactcagggtgcatctgagattagagagggtgcagtggtaaagtgctatttttataagtggggagtggacctaacaccctctaggggggtcctcacctcctctgggggggtccgggggcatgctcccccgggaagattttttttaaatattgaagttaaaaccatcaatctggtgcactttgagagcaacatgaagagatctatggatctatgtgctctttgcttgattatgccttcccagtcccttatcacgtagcctataagagcatggcgccagttgttgtagccagttgtggtgaaggcatctgacttacttgaaccgaaatgtctacatgcatagcagaagatggcatcttttttacatgaatattccagccaatctctgttttgaaaccatgagctgcaaaatgagcgcctcaccccactgtacaggcgagttgggtacttttttaaatatacctgggcaggctctgttttgcagaggtcctctggcacttgcgggccgccgaggggtggcggtgtttggggcaacgaagacggctgtggctgctccgcctctgtgggcgaggcgggcaaagccagcgagtcgggcaggaggacgttagtgtTCACGACattaacgtaatgtccccatgatctgaactgttattacctgcagtagatgcagtgtatgctggcgataagggctggttgttttaaccattttctgatccatcattgactgctgtgtaagcaccttgcagatgatgaatgtgcagcggcacaggtcacgcgcacctgacataataacattacttaccgtttaaattgatcaaataaatgcagcagacaatgttatttaaccacaattacaatttattttatttcaactatattcttcttcttattattattattactactattgttagtaatagtaggcaaaatgtaacatttttcacttttcatttttttttttttacttttcatttttcaaatgagggtgcataacgactcaactgagggtgcaatgcacccttatgcacccctgtagaaccgggcctgcctACTTGCCCCCCACTCCTGCACACACACTTATCATTACTCTGCAGTACGGCGGTTGTATAACTATAGGGCGGGGGCCAACAAGAGGAGGTCGGGGTAAAGTGTGTGGAAGAGTGGGTAATGACCTCGCTTTGGAGTGTGTAGAATGGTGGGGAGTGCTTCAAGGAAACCCTGAGCCCCAGAAAAGAGATTAGAACCTAATCTAAATTCAGCCCAGACTGACCCAATCTGGGACATGGCTAGCGCGtgtgcgcacacgcacacgcacacgcacacgcacacacacgcacacgcacacacacacacacgcacacacacacacaccatgtatacatcacttcaggggacattacattgacttacatgcatttcctggagacttatc
This region of Pseudochaenichthys georgianus chromosome 6, fPseGeo1.2, whole genome shotgun sequence genomic DNA includes:
- the dusp8a gene encoding dual specificity protein phosphatase 8 isoform X2, producing the protein MPLDVVIAPAEGCFWPDLQDTDMRLKIRVRRMKEGRELRGGFAAFSSCFPGLCEGKPATALPMSLSQPCLTVANVGPTRILPHLYLGSQKDVLNKDLMAQNGITYVLNASNTCPKPDFISESNFMRIPVNDNYCEKLLPWLDKTNEFIDKAKVSNCRVIVHCLAGISRSATIAIAYIMKTMGLSSDDAYRFVKDRRPSISPNFNFLGQLLEFEKGLRILQALSSTSDDKISENNAKQSSEVNGGFEMNGHHSNFDSSVADPPEPKLPSPTSLQQGFHGLHLSAERIMDTNRLKRSFSLDIKSVYSPNSPPCPSLAPTHSEDVPKLCKLDSPGTGDSNGVCSQSPVLDSPNSAGSPFPSPGSGGSIGGLGFRGTEGVHRSASSSSRPRRKHKHCSGSSPVRSQPHQPPQSLSLTLDHKSPGENTKGSLLLSLPSVPTVGSGAMWTKHRDTVQATTPVTPVTPTKDAPWHFGAVEGGEGGMELGGGGGNGRGEEEEVRFGSSSAYVAFGCSEGVRLREKSQREKSPQTLKDSSSSVSLSNSGPASEKQFKRRSCQMEFEDGISETRSREELGKIGKQSSFSGSMEIIEVS
- the dusp8a gene encoding dual specificity protein phosphatase 8 isoform X3 yields the protein MQIKRSGGFAAFSSCFPGLCEGKPATALPMSLSQPCLTVANVGPTRILPHLYLGSQKDVLNKDLMAQNGITYVLNASNTCPKPDFISESNFMRIPVNDNYCEKLLPWLDKTNEFIDKAKVSNCRVIVHCLAGISRSATIAIAYIMKTMGLSSDDAYRFVKDRRPSISPNFNFLGQLLEFEKGLRILQALSSTSDDKISENNAKQSSEVNGGFEMNGHHSNFDSSVADPPEPKLPSPTSLQQGFHGLHLSAERIMDTNRLKRSFSLDIKSVYSPNSPPCPSLAPTHSEDVPKLCKLDSPGTGDSNGVCSQSPVLDSPNSAGSPFPSPGSGGSIGGLGFRGTEGVHRSASSSSRPRRKHKHCSGSSPVRSQPHQPPQSLSLTLDHKSPGENTKGSLLLSLPSVPTVGSGAMWTKHRDTVQATTPVTPVTPTKDAPWHFGAVEGGEGGMELGGGGGNGRGEEEEVRFGSSSAYVAFGCSEGVRLREKSQREKSPQTLKDSSSSVSLSNSGPASEKQFKRRSCQMEFEDGISETRSREELGKIGKQSSFSGSMEIIEVS
- the dusp8a gene encoding dual specificity protein phosphatase 8 isoform X1, producing MAGEKGPTKRSAMDIKRLASLIQRGTGRLLVIDSRTFSEYNASHVQGAVNVCCSKLVKRRLQQDKVSVIELLQPNGKVKVELGRKQEVVVYDQSSKEAGHLSKDGFVHILMGKLESTFHKVSLLTGGFAAFSSCFPGLCEGKPATALPMSLSQPCLTVANVGPTRILPHLYLGSQKDVLNKDLMAQNGITYVLNASNTCPKPDFISESNFMRIPVNDNYCEKLLPWLDKTNEFIDKAKVSNCRVIVHCLAGISRSATIAIAYIMKTMGLSSDDAYRFVKDRRPSISPNFNFLGQLLEFEKGLRILQALSSTSDDKISENNAKQSSEVNGGFEMNGHHSNFDSSVADPPEPKLPSPTSLQQGFHGLHLSAERIMDTNRLKRSFSLDIKSVYSPNSPPCPSLAPTHSEDVPKLCKLDSPGTGDSNGVCSQSPVLDSPNSAGSPFPSPGSGGSIGGLGFRGTEGVHRSASSSSRPRRKHKHCSGSSPVRSQPHQPPQSLSLTLDHKSPGENTKGSLLLSLPSVPTVGSGAMWTKHRDTVQATTPVTPVTPTKDAPWHFGAVEGGEGGMELGGGGGNGRGEEEEVRFGSSSAYVAFGCSEGVRLREKSQREKSPQTLKDSSSSVSLSNSGPASEKQFKRRSCQMEFEDGISETRSREELGKIGKQSSFSGSMEIIEVS